The Nostoc sp. 'Lobaria pulmonaria (5183) cyanobiont' genome window below encodes:
- a CDS encoding efflux RND transporter periplasmic adaptor subunit has protein sequence MKIDTPNTVDSSSSVLVPEVKKKKGRRNWLSWLIALCLLGGIGYAVYYQVTVAPRQEARRRVLTRPVERQSLTITVSANGTVKPERSINLSPKNSGILKSLLAKEGDIVKQGQIVAYMDDSNLRGQLTSAQGQLAQAEANLQKAIAGNRPQDIAQSQGALDEAEANLQKAIAGNRSQDIAQAQARLQSAQAALRQAEDDFVRNQQLYNAGGISLQTLNQNRSNRDSAQANVNEAQQALALQKAGSRPEDVEQARAVVKQRQQALALLKAGTRQEDINAARAQVTSARGSLQNIQAEINDTIIRAPFDGVVTKKYADPGAFVTPTTASSEVASSSSSSILSLASTNEVVANLAETNISKISLGQKVSIKADAYPGKTFEGKVSQIAAQAIVEQNVTSFEVRVSLLDPQRLLRSGMNAEVDFQVGQVQNVLVVPTASVVRQENATGVFVQGKNNRPVFTRIETGVTANNFTEVKSGLTGDERVLLSFPPGSRPQSTPRGGVFPGLGGGGGAGGGGGRGAGGGGGRSGGSSGGGGRSQGGGSP, from the coding sequence ATGAAAATTGATACACCAAATACCGTAGATTCATCTTCATCAGTTTTAGTTCCAGAGGTAAAGAAAAAAAAAGGCAGACGTAATTGGCTCTCTTGGCTAATTGCTCTTTGCCTTTTGGGTGGAATTGGTTATGCCGTTTATTACCAAGTAACGGTTGCTCCCCGTCAAGAAGCCAGACGCAGAGTACTGACAAGACCTGTAGAAAGGCAGAGTTTAACAATCACAGTTTCAGCGAACGGAACGGTGAAACCTGAGCGGTCAATCAACCTTAGCCCAAAAAACTCCGGCATCTTGAAAAGCCTGCTGGCGAAAGAAGGAGATATTGTCAAACAAGGACAGATTGTCGCTTACATGGATGATTCCAACCTCCGGGGGCAACTTACCTCTGCTCAAGGACAATTGGCACAAGCCGAGGCGAATTTGCAAAAAGCGATCGCAGGTAATCGTCCTCAAGATATTGCCCAATCACAGGGAGCATTAGACGAAGCCGAAGCGAATCTGCAAAAAGCGATCGCAGGTAATCGCTCTCAAGATATTGCCCAAGCACAGGCACGCTTGCAAAGCGCTCAAGCTGCCCTTCGCCAAGCAGAAGATGATTTTGTTCGCAATCAGCAACTTTACAATGCAGGCGGTATTTCCCTTCAGACTCTCAACCAAAACCGCTCCAATCGTGACAGTGCCCAAGCTAATGTCAATGAAGCACAGCAAGCACTGGCTCTGCAAAAAGCCGGGTCACGTCCAGAGGATGTTGAGCAAGCACGAGCTGTAGTAAAGCAGAGACAGCAAGCTTTGGCACTCCTGAAAGCCGGAACGCGCCAAGAAGATATTAATGCCGCTCGTGCCCAAGTAACATCGGCTCGTGGTTCGCTGCAAAACATCCAAGCCGAAATCAACGACACGATCATTCGCGCACCCTTTGATGGTGTAGTGACAAAGAAGTATGCCGATCCAGGCGCTTTCGTGACACCCACAACTGCCAGTAGTGAAGTAGCTTCTTCTTCTTCTTCTTCAATCTTGTCTCTAGCTTCCACAAATGAAGTTGTCGCCAATTTAGCGGAAACAAATATTTCCAAAATCAGCCTTGGTCAAAAAGTCTCGATTAAAGCAGATGCCTATCCAGGAAAAACCTTTGAAGGTAAAGTCAGCCAAATTGCTGCCCAAGCAATAGTAGAGCAAAACGTCACCAGTTTTGAAGTGAGAGTATCGCTTTTAGACCCTCAAAGACTCCTGCGGTCTGGAATGAATGCGGAAGTAGATTTTCAAGTCGGTCAAGTTCAAAATGTTTTAGTAGTGCCAACAGCTTCGGTGGTACGCCAAGAAAATGCCACAGGCGTGTTTGTGCAAGGAAAAAATAACAGACCTGTGTTTACTCGCATTGAGACTGGCGTCACCGCGAATAACTTTACCGAAGTTAAGTCTGGATTGACAGGAGACGAAAGGGTGTTGCTCAGTTTCCCACCAGGATCGCGTCCGCAATCAACACCAAGAGGAGGAGTTTTCCCTGGTCTAGGTGGAGGTGGAGGAGCCGGAGGAGGAGGCGGAAGAGGAGCAGGTGGCGGCGGAGGTCGTTCCGGCGGCAGTTCTGGTGGTGGTGGTCGTTCTCAAGGCGGTGGTTCCCCTTAA
- a CDS encoding ABC transporter permease, with translation MFKIFKGFYKAKNTRTVPLLEILTMAAETLWSNKLRTGLTMLGVIIGISSVIAITSVGQGVQKGVEQQIQALGTDVIQILAGAARSGNVRQGVGSSSTLTWEDAKAIATQAPSAQMVSAYLQRTAQVVYAGQNTSTTIYGTDLNYPEVRNTHPQQGRYFTQEELDTAAQFAILGPTVQKTLFGQGVNPIGEKIRVQGEAYEVIGVMEPKGAQGPMDRDDQIFIPLTTMSKRLVGNNALVGVSVNGILVKGANQEQLEAAQFQVTNLLRLRHNIYPPQADDFRLTNQADIVSTFTSIVGLFTVMVVAIAGISLVVGGIGIANIMLVSVVERTREIGIRKAVGATNSAILNQFLAEAIVISIVGGGIGMVTGVLLAFVAANVFKFPFVISLLSIVAGFVLSLTVGLIAGVIPARNASKLDPINALRSD, from the coding sequence ATGTTTAAGATATTTAAGGGCTTTTATAAAGCGAAGAATACCCGTACAGTACCATTGCTGGAAATCTTGACAATGGCGGCAGAGACTCTGTGGAGTAACAAATTACGCACAGGTCTAACTATGTTGGGCGTGATTATTGGGATTTCTTCAGTTATTGCCATTACTTCTGTCGGTCAGGGAGTGCAAAAGGGAGTTGAGCAACAGATACAAGCATTGGGTACAGATGTGATCCAAATCTTAGCGGGTGCGGCAAGAAGCGGGAATGTCCGTCAAGGAGTAGGTTCTAGCAGTACCTTGACCTGGGAAGATGCGAAAGCGATCGCTACACAAGCGCCATCAGCACAGATGGTTTCTGCTTATCTCCAACGGACTGCTCAAGTTGTATATGCAGGACAGAACACCTCAACAACCATTTATGGCACAGATTTGAACTACCCAGAAGTCAGAAATACTCACCCCCAACAAGGGAGATATTTTACTCAAGAAGAATTAGATACTGCCGCACAGTTTGCCATTCTTGGCCCCACAGTCCAAAAAACACTCTTTGGGCAGGGTGTAAATCCGATCGGCGAGAAAATTCGTGTTCAGGGAGAGGCTTATGAAGTAATTGGGGTGATGGAACCTAAAGGCGCTCAAGGGCCGATGGATCGAGATGACCAGATTTTTATTCCTCTAACTACTATGTCGAAAAGACTGGTTGGTAACAATGCGTTAGTAGGCGTTTCTGTCAATGGAATTTTAGTTAAAGGCGCTAATCAGGAGCAGTTAGAAGCCGCTCAGTTTCAAGTTACCAATCTCTTACGGCTGCGTCATAACATTTATCCGCCACAAGCTGATGATTTTCGGCTGACTAATCAAGCTGATATTGTTAGTACCTTTACTAGTATTGTGGGTTTATTTACAGTCATGGTGGTAGCGATCGCTGGAATTTCTCTGGTGGTTGGTGGCATTGGTATTGCTAACATTATGCTAGTTTCTGTGGTTGAGCGGACGCGAGAAATCGGGATTCGCAAAGCCGTAGGAGCCACTAATTCAGCTATTCTCAATCAATTTTTAGCGGAAGCGATCGTGATTTCCATTGTCGGCGGAGGTATTGGGATGGTGACTGGCGTTTTATTAGCCTTTGTAGCTGCAAACGTTTTCAAGTTTCCGTTTGTAATTTCTTTATTGTCGATCGTTGCTGGCTTTGTACTCTCGTTAACTGTTGGCTTAATCGCTGGGGTGATTCCAGCACGGAACGCATCTAAATTAGATCCAATTAACGCTTTAAGAAGTGACTAG
- a CDS encoding ABC transporter ATP-binding protein produces MPTMIWMESITKTYHLGEVSVPILKGIELSIEEGEYVSIMGASGSGKSTLMNILGCLDRPTTGDYIFEGRNLTTFDDDELAYIRNQRIGFVFQQFNLLARATALENVMLPMVYANLPKPKRRERALEALEKVGLGGRIANRPSQLSGGQQQRVAIARALVNRPALVLADEPTGALDTETSHEVMSLLTELNDQGITIVIVTHEPDIAAQTQRIIRVQDGLIVG; encoded by the coding sequence ATGCCAACCATGATTTGGATGGAATCTATTACTAAGACCTACCACTTGGGAGAAGTTAGTGTTCCCATACTCAAGGGAATTGAACTCTCTATTGAGGAAGGGGAATACGTCTCGATTATGGGTGCGTCAGGTTCGGGTAAATCTACTCTGATGAATATTTTGGGATGCCTGGATCGTCCGACAACTGGAGACTATATTTTTGAAGGCAGAAACCTGACAACTTTTGATGATGATGAATTAGCCTATATCCGCAACCAAAGGATAGGTTTTGTGTTTCAACAATTTAACCTATTGGCGCGGGCGACAGCGTTAGAAAACGTCATGTTGCCAATGGTTTACGCTAACTTGCCTAAGCCAAAACGCCGAGAAAGGGCATTAGAAGCCTTAGAAAAGGTAGGATTAGGGGGACGCATCGCTAACCGTCCTAGTCAACTATCTGGCGGACAACAGCAACGAGTAGCGATCGCTCGTGCTTTGGTCAACCGACCTGCATTAGTTTTGGCAGATGAGCCAACAGGAGCTTTAGATACTGAAACTTCGCATGAGGTGATGAGTTTACTGACTGAACTTAATGACCAAGGGATCACGATTGTGATTGTCACTCATGAACCAGATATCGCTGCTCAAACCCAAAGGATTATTCGAGTTCAGGATGGTTTGATTGTCGGCTAA
- a CDS encoding TolC family protein: MNFSLFFVHSAWVTVAFAIFLPTLVNAATPPKAQNSSSSVQVPDRLNPNPNPLQFPTKPEEVKIQGTVPISLAQALELAKRNNRDLQVAILQLERSRSALRESQAALFPTLGINSSVTNNGNGFNNNSSQSSTSFNGSAQLNYNLYNSGNRQATIRAAEEQLRVDQLNVESQSLTISLNATTQYYDLQQADQLVRINQSAVINAQASLRDTQAREQAGVGTRFDVLQAQVNLANAQQQLTNAISQQQIARRQLATLLSLSQSVDISASDPVQLAGLWPQTVEQSIVQAFQNRPELQQYLGQRNIYEQQRRQALSQLGPQVSLVGNYNLLDRYNDGVSITDGYSAGIQGNLTLFEGGAAKARADQSRANIAIAETQFATQRDQIRFDVEQYYAQLQSNLNNVQTSSVALNQAREALNLARLRFQAGVGTQTEVIDAENDLTRAEGNRVEAILDYNRALANLQRSVTSRASR; this comes from the coding sequence ATGAATTTCAGCTTATTTTTCGTGCATTCTGCCTGGGTTACTGTCGCATTCGCGATTTTTCTTCCAACTTTAGTAAATGCAGCAACTCCCCCAAAAGCACAGAATTCTTCAAGCTCTGTACAAGTTCCCGATCGCCTCAACCCCAATCCCAATCCTCTCCAATTTCCGACTAAACCAGAGGAAGTAAAAATTCAGGGAACTGTGCCAATCAGTTTGGCACAAGCTCTGGAACTCGCAAAACGTAACAATCGAGACTTACAGGTAGCTATATTACAGCTAGAACGCAGTCGCTCGGCGCTACGCGAGTCTCAAGCTGCCTTGTTTCCGACTCTTGGTATTAACAGTAGCGTGACTAATAATGGTAATGGTTTTAATAACAATTCATCTCAATCCAGCACCTCTTTTAATGGTTCAGCCCAACTGAATTATAATCTCTATAATTCTGGGAACCGACAAGCGACTATCCGAGCCGCAGAGGAACAGCTACGGGTAGATCAATTAAATGTTGAAAGTCAGTCTTTGACAATTAGCTTGAATGCCACAACTCAATACTACGATTTGCAACAAGCAGATCAACTAGTCAGAATTAATCAGTCTGCTGTGATAAATGCCCAGGCTAGTTTACGCGATACTCAAGCCAGAGAACAGGCTGGAGTAGGTACGCGGTTCGATGTGCTGCAAGCTCAGGTAAATTTAGCAAACGCCCAACAACAACTGACTAATGCGATCTCACAGCAGCAAATTGCCCGTCGTCAGCTTGCTACGTTGTTAAGTTTATCGCAGTCAGTTGATATCAGTGCCTCTGACCCTGTACAGTTAGCGGGTCTTTGGCCGCAGACGGTAGAACAAAGTATTGTCCAAGCGTTTCAAAATCGTCCAGAGTTGCAACAGTATTTGGGACAACGTAATATTTACGAGCAACAGCGACGACAGGCACTTTCACAGCTAGGGCCGCAAGTTAGTTTGGTCGGTAACTACAATCTGCTAGATCGGTATAACGATGGCGTTAGCATTACTGATGGCTATTCCGCAGGAATTCAAGGAAATCTAACTTTATTTGAAGGGGGAGCAGCAAAAGCGCGTGCAGATCAGTCGAGAGCTAATATTGCGATCGCAGAGACTCAATTTGCTACCCAGCGCGACCAAATTCGCTTTGATGTAGAACAGTATTATGCTCAATTGCAATCCAATTTAAATAATGTGCAGACTTCTAGTGTGGCTTTAAATCAAGCCAGGGAAGCTCTGAATTTAGCAAGGCTGAGGTTCCAAGCTGGTGTGGGCACTCAAACAGAGGTGATTGATGCTGAAAATGACCTGACAAGAGCAGAAGGTAATCGAGTTGAAGCTATTTTGGATTACAATCGCGCTCTAGCTAATTTGCAAAGATCGGTAACATCTAGGGCTTCGCGCTAA
- a CDS encoding GMC family oxidoreductase, producing the protein MTQYDYIVIGAGSAGCVVANRMTQDSETTVLLLEAGNPDTKPEIQIPLSSPNLPGSELDWGYFSEPEPYLNNRKIFCPRGKVLGGSSSINSMIYIRGNHHDYDHWQSLGNPGWSYQDVLPYFNKSENQQRGADAYHGVDGEWSVTDIQESAVASQRFVEAAVAIGYNHNPDFNGIQQSGAGIYQLTVKDGKRHSAAAAFLLPILKRPNLTITTGALVTRLLFEGTRTVGVEYMHEGTLHQAKVNKEVILSAGAFDSPKLLMLSGIGDAEQLQAMGIPVVVDLPGVGQNLQDHSLVPVAHQIITSPVAPQVIAGLHPVISSNGNAEAGLFLHTEGNLDATPDLQFFFGPILWISPGQTLSGLGFTVTVSLTHPQNIGSVSLSSPDPKDPPIIRMNFLQSQSDVQKLVAGIKIMRKLFHTNAFDQFRGEEISPGAEVTSDEALEVYIREFCVTGYHPVGTCKMGTDPMAVVDPELQVHGVTGLRVVDASIMPTLVGGNTNAPTIMIGEKGADLIKAALSVSQQVHKAIAN; encoded by the coding sequence ATGACTCAATATGACTATATTGTGATTGGTGCGGGTTCGGCAGGCTGCGTTGTCGCCAACCGGATGACACAAGATAGTGAAACAACCGTGTTATTACTCGAAGCTGGCAACCCAGATACTAAACCAGAGATTCAAATCCCGTTGTCATCCCCCAACCTACCCGGCTCAGAGCTGGACTGGGGATATTTCTCTGAACCAGAACCGTACCTGAATAACCGCAAAATCTTTTGTCCCCGTGGCAAAGTCTTGGGTGGCAGCAGTTCGATTAATTCCATGATTTATATCCGGGGCAATCATCACGATTATGACCACTGGCAGTCATTGGGGAATCCTGGTTGGAGTTACCAAGATGTATTGCCCTATTTCAATAAATCTGAGAATCAGCAACGCGGTGCCGACGCATACCACGGGGTTGATGGGGAGTGGAGCGTCACCGATATTCAAGAAAGTGCTGTGGCATCCCAACGATTTGTAGAAGCAGCCGTGGCGATCGGATACAACCACAATCCTGATTTCAATGGGATACAGCAATCAGGTGCGGGAATTTATCAGTTGACGGTCAAGGATGGTAAACGTCACAGTGCTGCTGCTGCATTCCTCTTGCCAATTCTCAAGCGTCCCAATTTAACAATAACAACAGGAGCGTTAGTGACTCGGTTATTGTTTGAGGGAACCCGCACTGTTGGGGTGGAATATATGCACGAGGGAACGCTGCACCAAGCCAAGGTTAACAAAGAAGTGATTTTAAGTGCTGGTGCATTCGATTCGCCCAAGCTGCTGATGCTTTCCGGCATTGGTGATGCAGAACAACTGCAAGCAATGGGGATTCCTGTCGTCGTTGATTTGCCAGGTGTCGGTCAAAACCTCCAAGACCACTCTCTCGTTCCTGTGGCACACCAGATAATTACCAGTCCTGTGGCACCCCAGGTAATTGCTGGGTTACACCCGGTAATTAGCAGTAATGGTAACGCTGAAGCCGGATTATTTTTGCATACCGAAGGTAATCTGGATGCCACGCCAGATTTACAGTTTTTCTTCGGTCCCATTCTATGGATATCTCCTGGACAAACCCTCTCTGGTTTGGGATTCACTGTTACAGTCAGTTTGACTCATCCCCAAAACATTGGGAGTGTCAGTTTGTCCTCGCCTGACCCCAAAGACCCACCAATTATTCGGATGAACTTTCTACAAAGTCAATCCGATGTGCAAAAGCTAGTTGCTGGGATTAAAATAATGCGTAAATTGTTTCATACAAATGCCTTTGATCAGTTTCGAGGTGAGGAAATCAGTCCCGGTGCTGAGGTGACTAGCGATGAAGCACTCGAAGTTTACATCCGGGAATTTTGTGTTACGGGCTATCATCCTGTCGGCACCTGCAAAATGGGAACTGACCCAATGGCGGTTGTCGATCCCGAACTCCAGGTACACGGTGTTACGGGGTTGCGGGTTGTTGATGCATCGATTATGCCAACTCTAGTCGGGGGAAATACGAACGCGCCCACGATTATGATCGGCGAGAAAGGAGCCGATTTAATTAAAGCCGCTCTTAGCGTTTCACAGCAAGTACACAAAGCAATAGCAAACTAA
- a CDS encoding cation:proton antiporter domain-containing protein: protein MQNLSLILVPVLAAQKVAGDGVIKPLGHHELLLVLVQLSLLLLVARGLGELMRRINLPPVVGELLAGVLLGPSLFGLLLPDLQAHIFPKSQEQSNLLSVISWLGVLFLLIVTGLETDLKLILRKGKTALLISLGGIIVPFITGFGLGWLLPDSFLADPEKRLVFSLFIATAMSISAVPVIAKVLMDLNLIRRDIGQVTLAAGMTDDTIGWILLSVVSGLASSGKFDLGTIFHSVSAAILFLAIAFTIGRTIVDQILRWVDDYIGGISASMSVVLILSLSAAALTHALGLEAALGAFVLGILAGQSRRFSNEAGHMLEVFTASFLAPIFFASAGLKVNLLALLVPQTLIFGLIVLVVACVGKFTGAYLGSRVGGLSHWEGLAMGSGMNARGAMEIVVATIGLSLGVLNPQMYSIIVMVAIVTSLMAPPLLRWTLSKVVMGEEEARRLEQEEQDSRSFIKQIQRVLIPTSGGPNIQLAAQLVGYMAHQNSIEVTSLFALSDKQPQSKARRMEATQLKDTAAEQALAAVTEEMQLPADTTLQTKTESGRNKAEVILNEANKNYDLIVLGASEQISPQKALFNLLVDRVVQEAPCATMVVKSHLHHPKSEICKIAQQQLKKILVPTVGTEYSKNAVEMASTIAAQTGALVMIVNVINLPQVEYILYEQRSLAPVKEIAHDMLEQQAAMGRNLGADVKTYILQGSSPEREILKFAQTQEVDLILLGSSIRMVTGRVFFGHRVDAILSKAHCPVAVITVP, encoded by the coding sequence ATGCAAAACCTGTCCCTGATATTAGTGCCTGTACTCGCTGCACAGAAAGTAGCAGGTGACGGTGTAATTAAACCTCTCGGTCATCATGAACTGCTGTTGGTACTAGTACAACTGTCACTGTTGCTTTTGGTAGCGCGGGGATTAGGTGAGTTGATGCGCCGGATTAACCTACCGCCTGTTGTTGGGGAATTACTGGCGGGTGTGTTGCTTGGCCCTTCTCTATTTGGTTTGCTCCTTCCAGACTTACAGGCGCACATCTTTCCCAAAAGTCAAGAACAGTCTAATTTACTTTCGGTGATTTCTTGGTTAGGCGTGTTGTTTTTGCTGATTGTGACGGGGTTGGAAACGGATCTCAAGCTGATTCTTCGTAAGGGTAAAACGGCTCTTTTGATTTCACTGGGCGGAATTATTGTCCCGTTTATCACCGGATTTGGACTGGGCTGGCTATTGCCAGATAGTTTTTTAGCCGACCCAGAAAAGCGATTGGTATTTAGTCTGTTTATCGCCACAGCAATGAGTATTTCGGCAGTACCAGTGATTGCGAAAGTGCTGATGGACTTAAACCTGATTCGCCGTGACATTGGTCAAGTCACCTTAGCTGCTGGGATGACTGACGACACCATCGGCTGGATTTTACTTTCTGTGGTTTCAGGTCTAGCTAGTAGCGGTAAATTTGACCTTGGGACAATTTTCCATTCTGTGAGCGCTGCCATATTATTTCTAGCGATCGCCTTCACAATTGGGCGTACGATTGTAGATCAGATATTGCGCTGGGTTGATGACTACATTGGTGGAATCTCCGCTAGTATGTCGGTTGTGCTGATTCTTTCGCTCTCGGCAGCAGCACTTACCCACGCATTAGGTCTAGAAGCTGCATTAGGTGCTTTCGTGCTGGGAATTCTGGCAGGTCAATCCCGCCGCTTTAGCAATGAAGCTGGACACATGTTAGAAGTTTTCACAGCAAGCTTTCTAGCGCCAATTTTCTTTGCTTCTGCGGGCTTGAAAGTTAACTTACTAGCTCTGTTAGTCCCTCAAACATTGATATTTGGCTTGATTGTTCTCGTTGTCGCCTGTGTTGGCAAATTTACAGGTGCTTACCTTGGTTCTCGCGTCGGTGGCTTGAGTCATTGGGAAGGTTTGGCCATGGGTTCCGGGATGAATGCTCGCGGGGCGATGGAAATTGTCGTTGCTACGATTGGTTTATCTTTGGGAGTGCTGAATCCCCAGATGTACTCGATTATAGTCATGGTAGCGATCGTCACTTCCCTAATGGCTCCACCCCTGCTGCGGTGGACTTTATCAAAAGTGGTTATGGGTGAAGAGGAAGCTCGACGTTTGGAACAAGAAGAACAGGATAGCCGCAGTTTTATCAAGCAAATCCAGCGTGTTTTAATACCTACTAGTGGTGGCCCCAACATCCAACTCGCAGCGCAACTAGTCGGTTACATGGCTCACCAAAACTCGATAGAAGTTACATCTCTATTTGCTCTGAGTGATAAGCAACCTCAAAGCAAAGCCCGCCGGATGGAGGCAACCCAGCTTAAAGACACAGCTGCCGAGCAAGCTTTAGCTGCTGTGACTGAGGAAATGCAGCTACCTGCTGATACCACTCTGCAAACAAAAACGGAGTCTGGGCGTAATAAAGCAGAGGTAATTCTGAATGAAGCAAACAAAAACTATGACTTGATTGTACTAGGAGCTTCGGAACAGATAAGTCCCCAGAAAGCATTGTTTAATTTGCTTGTCGATCGGGTTGTCCAAGAAGCGCCTTGTGCAACGATGGTGGTGAAGTCGCACCTACACCATCCCAAAAGTGAGATATGTAAAATCGCTCAACAACAGCTGAAAAAGATTCTGGTGCCAACGGTGGGGACAGAATATAGCAAAAATGCTGTAGAGATGGCAAGTACGATCGCAGCTCAAACCGGGGCATTAGTGATGATCGTTAACGTAATTAATTTGCCACAGGTTGAGTATATTCTTTACGAACAGCGATCGCTAGCTCCAGTGAAAGAAATTGCTCACGATATGCTTGAACAGCAAGCCGCAATGGGGCGCAATCTGGGTGCTGATGTCAAAACCTATATTCTTCAAGGAAGCAGTCCAGAAAGGGAAATCCTCAAGTTTGCCCAAACCCAGGAAGTTGACTTAATTCTTCTAGGGAGTAGTATCCGAATGGTTACGGGTCGCGTTTTCTTCGGTCACAGAGTGGATGCAATTCTGAGTAAAGCCCATTGCCCAGTAGCGGTAATTACTGTGCCATAG
- a CDS encoding class I SAM-dependent methyltransferase has product MTDLDIYKQQLKEFYGSRTNYDHEKDTRHPLEAKILLEFVTLHSGQKILDVATGTGLVAIPAAEKVGSEGYVIGIDITPGMLHQARLKIAAARLQNIELIEADAEYFNFSDNTFDVVFCCEAIVLFPDIIAILKKWYKLRPR; this is encoded by the coding sequence ATGACCGATCTGGATATTTATAAGCAGCAACTAAAAGAATTTTATGGTAGTAGAACAAATTATGACCATGAGAAAGATACTCGCCATCCTTTAGAAGCCAAGATTTTACTTGAATTTGTGACACTACATTCGGGACAGAAAATCCTTGATGTGGCGACTGGAACAGGTTTAGTTGCGATACCCGCAGCTGAAAAAGTTGGTTCAGAGGGCTATGTGATTGGAATTGACATCACCCCTGGAATGTTGCATCAAGCAAGACTTAAAATTGCAGCAGCAAGATTACAAAATATCGAGTTGATTGAGGCGGATGCAGAGTATTTCAACTTTAGCGATAATACTTTTGATGTTGTTTTTTGCTGTGAGGCAATTGTACTTTTTCCTGATATAATCGCTATTTTAAAAAAGTGGTATAAACTGCGTCCACGTTGA
- a CDS encoding DMT family transporter, giving the protein MSTSWIYLILAILFEVSGTTCMKLSQGFTKIVPSILIFVFYGLCFTFLTFALKRLEVSVAYSVWAGLGTILIALIGIIWFRESATLIKLVSIALIIIGVIGINASQ; this is encoded by the coding sequence ATGTCAACAAGTTGGATTTACCTTATATTAGCAATCCTTTTTGAGGTTTCAGGCACAACTTGCATGAAATTATCACAGGGATTTACCAAAATAGTTCCTTCAATATTAATATTTGTCTTCTATGGACTTTGTTTTACTTTTTTGACCTTTGCCCTCAAGAGACTTGAAGTGAGTGTCGCCTATTCTGTCTGGGCTGGATTGGGAACTATTTTAATTGCTCTGATTGGTATTATTTGGTTTCGGGAATCTGCCACATTAATCAAACTTGTGTCGATCGCCTTAATCATCATCGGCGTAATTGGCATCAACGCAAGTCAATGA
- a CDS encoding GNAT family N-acetyltransferase, producing the protein MTAQFEYSTLAHPQDIQQLGAIFDQCFVNTLGTEEVYINQVGIENFRIIRHAEQLVGGLATLDMGQWWGGERVPMTGIAVVGIAPEYRGSGAAIALMQQTLKELYARGIPLSALYPAVQGLYRKVGYEQGGSWCNWEVPTKSIQVRGQPLPLQPIASINHQVFHALYQQQARLTHGYLDRHPAIWERLIQPDDKETFYAYFIGTKEKPEGYILFSQHSTEDGAILRVKDWVILTTAAAQTFWSFLASHRSQIEQVRWRSSAIDSLTLLLPEQTAKLKHTMRWLLRVVDVVKALEMRGYPSGIETELHLDIQDNLLDANNGKFILSVANGRGEVTKGGKGELQLDVRELAPLYTSLFSPYHLQIAGKLHGTETAISAATQIFAGSSPWVADFF; encoded by the coding sequence ATGACGGCTCAATTTGAATACAGCACTCTTGCCCATCCACAGGATATTCAGCAGCTTGGGGCTATCTTTGACCAGTGTTTTGTCAACACACTTGGCACTGAGGAAGTTTATATCAACCAGGTTGGCATAGAAAACTTTCGCATTATTCGTCATGCAGAGCAATTAGTTGGTGGATTGGCAACTCTGGATATGGGTCAGTGGTGGGGTGGTGAGCGTGTACCAATGACGGGAATTGCTGTAGTGGGTATTGCTCCAGAGTATCGTGGTTCGGGAGCTGCGATCGCTCTCATGCAGCAGACGCTCAAGGAACTTTATGCTAGAGGTATACCGCTCTCTGCTCTTTATCCAGCAGTTCAAGGCTTGTATCGAAAAGTCGGATATGAGCAGGGGGGTAGCTGGTGTAATTGGGAAGTTCCGACTAAAAGTATCCAAGTGCGGGGCCAACCCCTACCTTTACAACCAATAGCGAGCATCAATCATCAAGTCTTTCACGCACTCTATCAGCAGCAGGCCAGATTAACGCATGGATATTTAGACCGACATCCCGCAATCTGGGAGCGCTTAATTCAACCAGATGACAAGGAAACATTTTACGCATATTTTATCGGTACAAAAGAGAAACCTGAAGGCTACATCCTTTTTAGTCAACATTCAACAGAGGATGGCGCAATCCTGCGGGTAAAGGATTGGGTAATTCTCACAACTGCGGCTGCACAAACATTTTGGTCTTTTCTTGCCAGTCATCGCTCCCAAATTGAACAGGTGAGATGGAGGAGTTCTGCAATTGATTCCTTGACATTGCTGCTACCAGAGCAAACTGCCAAGCTCAAGCATACGATGCGTTGGCTGCTGCGGGTAGTAGATGTAGTCAAGGCGCTGGAGATGCGGGGTTATCCATCGGGAATTGAAACTGAACTGCACCTAGATATTCAAGATAATTTGCTAGATGCAAACAATGGTAAATTCATTCTTTCTGTTGCCAATGGACGCGGTGAAGTTACAAAAGGTGGAAAAGGTGAGTTACAGTTAGATGTCCGAGAACTAGCACCACTATATACAAGTTTGTTCTCTCCCTACCATTTGCAAATAGCCGGAAAACTGCATGGAACAGAAACAGCTATTTCAGCAGCTACGCAAATATTTGCAGGTAGTTCTCCTTGGGTGGCTGATTTCTTTTAA